The window TTGACAATGTTCTGATAGCCGGTGCAGCGGCAGAGATTGCCGGACAGCCCCTCGCGGATCTCGCGCTCGGACGGATGCGGGTTGTCGCGCAGAAAGGCGACCGACGTCATCAGGAAGCCCGGTGTGCAGAAACCACACTGCAGCCCGTGATGCTCCCAAAACGCCTGCTGGATCGGATGGAGGGTGTCCCCGTCGGCCAGCCCTTCGACCGTCCGCAGCTTGGCGCCGTCGGCCTGCACCGCGAACAGCAGGCACGATCGCACCGCTTCGCCGTTCATGAGGATGGTGCACGCGCCGCACACGCCGTGCTCGCAGCCGAGGTGCGTGCCGGTGAGGCCGCAGTCTTCACGGATGAAGTCCGCGAGCGTCTTGCGCGGCTCGACGCGCCCGCGGTAGGCGCGGCCGTTCACCGTCACCGTCACGTCGCGCGGCGCGCCCGCGCCGTTGGCCCGGGGTGCCATCACGCCACCGTCCGCCGGCCGCTCGCGCCGTCGCCGGAGGAGGCGGCACGGCCGAGCGCCTCGCGCAGCGCGCGGACGGTCAGCACGCCGGCGACGTGGCGCCGGTAGTCGGCGGACGCGTGCAGGTCCCCGTCCGGCTCGATCGCTCCGCGCACCGCGTCCGCGGCGCGCCGCCACAACTCCTCAGACGGCGCGGACCCGGTCAAGAGGCGTTCCGCCGCCCCGGCCCGGACCGGCACCGGCCCGACGCCGGTCAGCCCGATGCGGGCATCGGCGATCATCCCGCGGCGCAGCGCGAGCATCACCCCGACGCCGGCGAGCGCGAAGTCGCCGTGGCGGCGCGCGATCTCCATCCACGACCAGCCCGCGCCGCGCGGCGTCGCCGGGATCCGCACTTCGGTCAGCACTTCGCGCGCGTCGACGGCCGTCGTGAGGTATGTGACGAACAACTCGTCCGCACGGATCGTCCGCGTACCTTTCGGGCCCCGCGCCGTCACCTCGCCGCCGAGCGCGACGAGGACCGCGGGGATCTCCGCGGCGGGATCCGCGTGCGCGATGCTGCCCCCGATCGTGCCGCGGTTGCGGATCTGCGGGTGGCCCACCCAGCCGAGTGCGTCGCGCAGCAGCGGGCAGCGCGCCGCGACGAGCGCCGACCGCTCCGCCGCGCGCTGGCGGACCATCGCCCCGATCTTCAAGACGCCGCGCGCCTCGCCGAGCCGGTCGAGCCCGCGCACCCGGTTGAGGTCCACGATCACCTTGGGGCGCGCGAGGCGCATGTTCATGAGCGGCACGAGGCTCTGCCCGCCGGCGAGGATCTTTGCGTCGTCCCCGTGCACGGCGAGCAGCCGCACCGCCTCGTCGACCGACCGGGGCGCGTGGTACTCGAACGCGGCCGGCTTCATTCGCCGCCCTGTCCCGGGACGTCGGGGCCGGCGGCGGCGCCGCTGAACTGTTGCTCCAGACACTTGAAGAACTGGCCGATCAGCATCTTGCCCACACCGCTCAACATTCGCTGGCCGACGCCGGCGATCAGGCCGCCGATTTGGATGTCGCCGGTCCACCGCAGCAGCGTCTCATTGCCCTGCGCCTCGAGGTCGACGGTGCCTTCGCCCTTCATGAAGCCCGCTCCGCCGGAACCCTCGAGCACGATCTTGTAGTGCCTGGGCGGCTGCTTGTCGGTGATCGAGAGCGTCCCGGCGTAGGTGCCCTTCACCGCGGCGATGCCGACCGTCAGTGTGGCCTGATACCGGTCGGGGCCGGCCGGCTTGAGCTCCTTCAGGCCGGGAGTGCAGCGGCGCAGCGCCTCCGGATCGTTGATGGTCTTCCACACCGTCTCCACCGGCGCGGGCAGTGTGTTGGTGCCGTCGAGTTTCATGGCGACCTCCGTGCATCGGTGATGACCTGAACCAGTCGGCTCGGGTTGAGCGGCATCGCGGTGATGCGGACGCCGAGCGGCGCGAGCGCGTCGTCGAGCGCCTGCGCCAGCACCGCCGGCACCGGAATCACCCCGGCCTCGCCCGCGCCCTTCACACCGAGCGGGTTGAGCGGCGAGGGCGTCTCGAGGTGGTCGACCTCGATCGGCGGCAGATCCGCCGCCGTCGGCAAGAGGTAGTCCATAAACGTCGTGCTGAGCGGCTGCGCCTGCTCGTCGTAGACGAGCTGCTCCCAGAACGCCCCGCCGAGGCCCTGCGCCACGCCGCCGTGGATCTGGCCTTCGAGCACCGTCGGGTTGATCACCCGGCCGCAGTCATGCACGACGACGTATTTGTGGAATCGCAGGGCGCCCGTGTCCGGGTCCACCTCGACGATACAGGCGTGGACGCCGTTCGCGAAGGTGCCCTGCGGCGGGGCGAAATAGCGGATCGCTTCCAGGCCCGGCCCGTCCCACTCCGCCGGCATCGCGAACCGGAGCGGATTCGCGGCGAGGGCCACCTCGCCGAGCGGAATCGAGCGGGCCGGTACCCCGCGCACGAACGCGGCGCCGTGTGCGAGCTCGATCTCCGCGGCCGGGGCTTCCAGGATGCCGGCCGCGACGAGCTGCGCCTTTTCGCGCACGGCCTTGGCCGCAAGCGCGACGGCGTTCCCGGCGACCGTCGCGGCGCGGCTGGCGAACGTTCCGGTGCCCCAGCCGAACAGCCCCGTGTCGCCGGTGTGCACGATCACGTGCTTCGGCTCCACGCCGAGCGCGTCGGCGGCGAGCTGGGCGAAAGACGTCGCGTGGCCCTGGCCCTGGGTGCCGACGCCGGTCGCCACGGCGACGCGGCCCGACGGCTCGACGGTCACCCGCGCGCCCTCGTAGGGCCCGATGCCGGTCCCTTCCACGTAGCAGCCGATCCCGAGCCCGGCGTGACGGCCTTCGGCGCGCAGCGCCCGCTGCCGCGCCGGCCAGCCGGCGTAGTCGATCATCTCGAGCGCGCGGTCGAGGCAGGCGGCGTAGTTGCCGCTATCGTAGCGCAGCGGCGCCTGATCCTGGTAGATGAGCCCGACGTCGTACGGGAAGGCGTCGGGCGGGATCAGGTTGCGGCGGCGCACCTCGGCGCGGTCGAGGCGGAGCTCGCGCGCCACGCGATCCAGGAGGCGCTCCATCACGAACACCCCATGCGGCCGCCCGGCGCCGCGGTAGGGGCTCACGCTCGTCTTGTTCGTAAACACCGCTTGAAACTCGCAGTGATAGGCGGGGAGGCGGTAGGGCCCGGGCAGCGTCGTGCTCGCGACGATCGGCACGATGAGCCCGTACGGGTTGTAGGCGCCCGCGTCGTACAGGAACACCGTCCGCACGCCCAGGATGCGGCCGTCCGCGTCGACGGCGATCTCCGCGTCGTGGATCTGCTCCCGCTCCTGGTTGGTCGCGACGAAGTGCTCGCGCCGGTCTTCGATCCACTTCACCGGCCGGCCGAGCCGCATCGCGGCCCACGGGACCAGGATTTCCTCCGGGTAGAACATCATGACCTTCGGCCCGAAGCCGCCGCCGACGTCCGGCGCGACGACGCGCACGGATTCCTGTAAGAGCCCGAACATTCGCGCAAGTCCGTTGCGGATCGGGATCGGCGCCTGCGTGCTGTCCCAGATGTCGAGCCGTCCCGCGCGGGCGTCCCACGCGGCGACGACGCCGCGCGTCTCAATCGGCGAGGCGGTGCCGCGGTCGAGCACAAGCCGCTCCCCGAACCGGTGCGGGGCGCGCGCGAACGCCGCCTCGACGTCTCCGACGCGTTGCGTGTAGCGGGCGGCGACGTTCGAGTCCATGTCTTCGTGGACGCGGGGCGCGCCCGGCGCCGCCGCCGCCTCCAGCGCGGCGACCGCGGGGAGCGGTTCGTAGTGGACGTCGATCAGGTCGAGCGCGTCTTCGGCGGCGTAGCGGCTCTCCGCGACGACGAACGCGACCGCTTCGCCGGCGTGGCGCACGACCCGCGGCGCGAGAGCATACTGCGTCTTGTGGTGTGTGAGCGCGGGATGCGGGATCAGCTTCGGCAGGGGGCCGTTCAGCGGGCCGAGGTCGGCCGCGGTGTACACCGCCAGCACGCCGGGCGCTTCCCGCGCCCGGCGCACGTCGACCCGGCGCAGCCGCGCGTGCGCGTGCGGGCTGCGCAGGACCGCGCCGTGCGCAAGCCCGGGGATCTGCACGTCGTCGACGAAGAGGCCGCGTCCGGTCAGCAGGCGGGGGTCCTCGTTGCGCGCGATGCGCGCGCCGAGATAGCGCGTACTCATGCGGCGTGCGAACGCATAGGGTAGTCTGCCCTTCGATGGCTTCGGAGGGGATTCCTATAGTGGCGCGAACTTTGCGGCGTGACTCCCGCGACGCGGCCGCGCCGCACGCACTACGTCTATCTGCTTCGCTGCGGCGACCGCACCTACTACGTTGGATGGACCCTCGACCCGGTGCGGCGCCTCGCCGCGCACCGCCGGGGCCGCGGTGCCCGCTATACGCGGGGCCGGGGCCCCATGCGGATCGTCGCGCTGTGGCGCGTGCCTACGCTGAGCGCCGCGCTGCGACTCGAGTACCGGCTCAAGCAGCTGCCGAGAGCGCTCAAGCACCGCCTCGCCGCCGGCAGTACCGCGCGCCGCAGGCATCCCGCGCGATGAGCTTCTTCGCCGTGCTTCGCGAGCCGGGGCCCGTGTGGGACCGGTCGCGGCCGATGCGCCGGCAGGACGGTTGGGACGCGCACGCGTCCTTCATGGACGCCCTCGCCGACGAGGGGTTCATCGTGCTCGGCGGGCCGGTCGGCGACGGCCTGCGGTTTCTCTTTCTCGTCAAAGCCGAGAGCGAAGCGGCGATCGAATCACGGTTCGCCGAGGATCCATGGGTGCCCGCTCAGATGCTGCGGCTTGTCCGGATCGAGGCGTGGGAGATTCTCCTCGGCCGGTCTCGCGCGTGACGCGCCGGCGGGCTTCACGAAAACGAAGCACCCGCGCATGTCGTCGCGCCGGGCCCCGCACGGCAGGGAAAAGCCGATCATGCGATCCGGCGTGGCGCGCGATGGAGCTGCCTGAGCAAGCGGCGGGCGGGCGCGACCGTCCGCGAGACGGCTCAGGCCCGCGGGAGCCGGCCGAGGGCGGCGCGCAGCGCCGGCGTGGTAACGATGCCGCTCGCGATCTCCCGTCCGTCGACCACGACGACGGGAATGCGATAGCGGTATCGCTCGAACAGGCCGGCGTTCTGTGTGATGTCGATATGTTCGATCCGGTGGGGGAATTCCGCGCGGAGACGCTCGAGAATCGCCGTCGCCTTGTCACAGAGGGAGCAGTCGGGTTTCCCGTACACCACCACGGTCATGCCGGCGGGACCAGTCTAGCAGGAACCGCGGCGGGCGTGGGCGAGCAGCCGCCTTCGACTGGCGGTTGTGGCACTCGGACTTCGCCGCGCGCGCGTCTGGCTCAGGCTTTCCCGAGCTTGTCGACCACCCGATGCAGCCGCGCCGACGCTTCTTCGGCGATCGGCCGCAGCGCTTCGTTCCCGACCATTCCCAGCGCCGGCATCGGATCCATCACGGACACGACGGAGCCGCCGGACTCTTCGTACACGATCACGTTGCACGGCAGGACGAGCCCGATCTCGCGTTCTACCTGGAGGGCGCGGTGCGCCAGCGGGGGATTGCAGGCGCCGAGGATGACGTACCGGCGAAACTCCGCGCCGAGCTTTTCCTTCAGCGTCCTCTGGACGTCGATCTCGGTCAAGACGCCGAACCCTTCTTCCTTCAGGAGTTCGATCGTCCGTGCCACCGCCTCCGGATAGGCGAGATTCACCGCCGTGCCAAATCCATAGCGCGTCTGCAGTGCCATGCCTTGCCCTCCGCAACAGTTCGGCCTGCTTGCCGCTCCGACCGCATCGTCCCCCGCGGGGTGGAGGTCCGCAATCGGTCCGGCAGCGGACCACGGATCGGGCGAAGAGCCGATGCCCGCTCGACCGCCGCCGCGGCGGCGCCGGGACGATCTTCGGGCCGTGCCACGTTATGTTATTATGAGCCGGTTGACCCGGTCGAATCTCGTCTGCGCGGAGGGCGCGGTGGCACAGGCGGTGCGGTACCCGGAGGGCTTCGGGGGCATCCCCCAGATCGTCGAGATCCTGGCGCGGCAGGGCTACATCGCCGACCGGGAACTTGCGACGTCGGTGCACCTGAGCGTGGTGCTGCACAAGCCGCTCCTCATCGAAGGCGCGGCCGGCGTCGGCAAGACCGAGGTCGCCAAGGTGATGGCCCAGGCGATCGGCACCGATCTGATCCGGCTGCAGTGCTACGAGGGCCTGGACGTCCACACCGCGCTGTACGAATGGAACTACCAGCGGCAGATGCTCCGCATCAAGCTCGAAGAGGCGACCGGCCGTCCGGTTGAAGAGAAGGAGTCGCTGATCTTCAGCGAGCCGTTTCTGCTGAAACGGCCGCTCCTGCAGGCGATCACGGCGGAGCGCGCGCCGGTCCTGCTGATCGACGAGGTCGACCGGGCGGACGAGGAGTTCGAGGCGTTTCTGCTCGAGGTGCTGTCGGACTTTCAGGTGAGCATTCCCGAGATCGGCACGATCCGCGCCCGGCAGGTCCCCTACGTCGTGCTCACGAGCAACCGCACGCGCGAGCTGAGCGACGCCCTGCGGCGCCGCTGCCTGTACCTCTGGATGGACTACCCGAACTTCGACAAAGAGCTCCGCATCGTCCACGAGCGGGTGCCGGGCATCGACGAGCGCCTTGCCCGGCAGATCTGCGGCTTCATGCAGCTGGTGCGTCACGCGCCGCTCGATAAGGTGCCGGGCGTGGCGGAGACACTCGACTGGAGCGCGGCGCTTATGGCGCTGCACCGCGACCACCTCGACCCACAGGCGATCACGGAAACCCTCGGCTGCATCTGCAAGGACCAGGAGGACCTCGTCCGCGTGAAGAGCCAGTTCCTCCGACCGATCCTCGACGCGGTGGAAACCGTGGAGGCGAGCGGCGATGGCTGGACGCCGGAGCGAGCCGCCTCGCTCGCAGCGCAGCTTCCCCAGCGCTGATCTCATGCGGCCCGCGTTGCCGCTCCCCGAAGACGGTCCGGCCGGCGGCGCCGCGGTGAGATGGACGCGGCCCGGCAGTCTCGCCGCGAACCTCACGCTGTTCGGCCGCCGGCTGCGCGCGCGCGGGCTGCTCGTGGGGCCCGCGGAAACCGGGCTCGCGCTGACCGCGCTCGAGGCGATCGATCTCGCCGACCGCGAAGCCGTCCGGCTCGCTCTCCGCACCGTCCTGTGCTCGCGGGCCGAGGATCTGCCGGCGTTCGATGAAGAGTTCGAGCGGTTCTGGCAGGCGCCGGCGTTCGGGCCGGTGATGCCGGGCCAGGACGAGGAAGGCGCCGAGACCGATCTCGCCGAGACGGCGCCCGAGAGCTCGCGCGGCGAGCTCACGGTGACGGACTGGGCGGAAGAGGGCAGTCCGTCAGAGGACGAACGGTCCGTGCCGGCCTACAGCCCTGCGGAGGTGCGCGCCTCCAAAGACTTCAGCGCGTTCTCCGCCGACGATCTCGAAGAGATCACCGAGCTGATCATGCGGATCGCCCGCCGCATCGCGATGCGTCTCTCGCGCCGGATGCGCGCGGCCCGCCGCGGGGAGCGGGTCGACCTCCGGCGCACGATCCGGCGCAGCCTGCAGTATGGCGGCGACCCGGCCGCGCTCGTCTGGCGGCGGCGGAAGATCCGCAAGGTGCGCATTGTCCTGCTCTGCGACGTCAGCGGCTCGATGGACGTCTACAGCCGTTTTCTCGTGCAGTTCGTCTACGCGCTGCAGGGCGTCGTCGGCCGCGTGGAGTCGTTCTTTTTCAGCACGTCGCTTACGCGCGTGACGGACGCCCTCGCCCACCGGGACATCCGCCAGGCGCTCGCCGAGGCATCGCGGCACGTGCCTGACTGGTCGGGCGGCACGAAAATCGGAGTATCGCTGCGGAGCTTCAACGAGCAGTACGGCGCGCTCATCGACGGGCGCACGATCGTCGTGATCGCAAGCGACGGCTGGGATACCGGCGACCTCGAGGTGTTGATCTCGGCGATGCGGGTGCTGCGCGAGCGTGCCGGCAAGGTGATCTGGCTGAATCCGCTGCTCGGCAGCCCCGGCTACGAGCCGGTCACGCAGGGGATGGCCGCGGCGCTGCCGTTCGTCGACGTCTTCGCGTCCGCGCACAATCTCGCGAGCCTGCGGGTGCTCGAACGGCATCTGCGGCGGCCGCGCGGGGCGCACGGCAGGGGATCGGTGCGCCGCGCGATCATCCGCGCGCTGGCGAGCCGGGGAGGGCTGGCATGAAGGAACTCAGGGACATCCTCGACGCGTTGGCCGAGGCGCAGGCGCGCGGTGAGCGCGCCGCGCTCGGCACGGTGATTCGGGTTCGCGGCTCGACGTACCGGCGCGAAGGGGCGCGCCTGCTGATCCGTGCCGACGGCGGCACGGTCGGCTCCGTCAGCGGCGGCTGCCTCGAAGGTGACATCGCGGAGATCGCGCGCGACGTGCTCGCGTCGGGCCGCCCGCGGCTCGCACAGTACGACCTCACCTCGGACGACGACGCGGTCTGGGGCCTCGGGCTCGGCTGCAACGGCGCGATCGACGTCCTGATCGAGCCGGTGCCGGGCGATCTGCCGGCGCGGCTCCGCCGCGCGATCGACGAGCGGCGGACGCTCGTGCTGGCCACGCTGGTCGCGGGTCCGGACGGGCTCACGCCCGGCGCCCGCGTCTATCTGCCGGAGGACGGAGCGCCGGAGGGATCGCTCGGCGATTCGGCGCTCGACACCGCGGCCGTGGCCGCGGCGCGCGCTCAACTCGACGCGCACCGCTCCACCCTGGTGGCGCTCGAGAGCTCGCGCGGGCCGGCCGACGTGTTCGTGGAGGTGCTGGTGCCGCCGCTGCCGTTGCTGATCTGCGGGGCGGGACACGACACCCTGCCGGTCGTCCGGCTGGCCCGCGAGCTGGGCTGGTGGGTGATGGTGGCCGACAGCCGGCCGGCCTTTGCGACCCGCGAGCGGTTCCCGCTCGCGGATGAGGTGGCGCTCGCCGACGACGCGGACGTACCGAAGAAGGTTCGGATCGACCGGCACACGTTTGTCGTGGTGATGACGCACAATTTCCTGCACGACCGGGCGCTGTTGCGGACCCTGCTCCAGACGCCGGCGCGGTACATCGGCCTGCTCGGTCCCCGCGCGCGCACCGACCGGCTGCTGAAAGAACTGGCGCGCGAGGGCGTCCCGGTGGAGGACGGCCAGCGTGCCCGGCTGTTCGGGCCGGTCGGCATCGACCTGGGGGCCGAGTCCCCGGAGGAGATCGCCCTCAGCATCCTCGCGGAAATCCTCGCCATTCACAACGGCCGGCGCGTCTCGTCGCTGCGCGAGCGCGGCGGCC of the bacterium genome contains:
- a CDS encoding glutaredoxin family protein, encoding MTVVVYGKPDCSLCDKATAILERLRAEFPHRIEHIDITQNAGLFERYRYRIPVVVVDGREIASGIVTTPALRAALGRLPRA
- the cutA gene encoding aerobic carbon-monoxide dehydrogenase large subunit yields the protein MSTRYLGARIARNEDPRLLTGRGLFVDDVQIPGLAHGAVLRSPHAHARLRRVDVRRAREAPGVLAVYTAADLGPLNGPLPKLIPHPALTHHKTQYALAPRVVRHAGEAVAFVVAESRYAAEDALDLIDVHYEPLPAVAALEAAAAPGAPRVHEDMDSNVAARYTQRVGDVEAAFARAPHRFGERLVLDRGTASPIETRGVVAAWDARAGRLDIWDSTQAPIPIRNGLARMFGLLQESVRVVAPDVGGGFGPKVMMFYPEEILVPWAAMRLGRPVKWIEDRREHFVATNQEREQIHDAEIAVDADGRILGVRTVFLYDAGAYNPYGLIVPIVASTTLPGPYRLPAYHCEFQAVFTNKTSVSPYRGAGRPHGVFVMERLLDRVARELRLDRAEVRRRNLIPPDAFPYDVGLIYQDQAPLRYDSGNYAACLDRALEMIDYAGWPARQRALRAEGRHAGLGIGCYVEGTGIGPYEGARVTVEPSGRVAVATGVGTQGQGHATSFAQLAADALGVEPKHVIVHTGDTGLFGWGTGTFASRAATVAGNAVALAAKAVREKAQLVAAGILEAPAAEIELAHGAAFVRGVPARSIPLGEVALAANPLRFAMPAEWDGPGLEAIRYFAPPQGTFANGVHACIVEVDPDTGALRFHKYVVVHDCGRVINPTVLEGQIHGGVAQGLGGAFWEQLVYDEQAQPLSTTFMDYLLPTAADLPPIEVDHLETPSPLNPLGVKGAGEAGVIPVPAVLAQALDDALAPLGVRITAMPLNPSRLVQVITDARRSP
- a CDS encoding MoxR family ATPase, with the protein product MAQAVRYPEGFGGIPQIVEILARQGYIADRELATSVHLSVVLHKPLLIEGAAGVGKTEVAKVMAQAIGTDLIRLQCYEGLDVHTALYEWNYQRQMLRIKLEEATGRPVEEKESLIFSEPFLLKRPLLQAITAERAPVLLIDEVDRADEEFEAFLLEVLSDFQVSIPEIGTIRARQVPYVVLTSNRTRELSDALRRRCLYLWMDYPNFDKELRIVHERVPGIDERLARQICGFMQLVRHAPLDKVPGVAETLDWSAALMALHRDHLDPQAITETLGCICKDQEDLVRVKSQFLRPILDAVETVEASGDGWTPERAASLAAQLPQR
- a CDS encoding XdhC family protein; translated protein: MKELRDILDALAEAQARGERAALGTVIRVRGSTYRREGARLLIRADGGTVGSVSGGCLEGDIAEIARDVLASGRPRLAQYDLTSDDDAVWGLGLGCNGAIDVLIEPVPGDLPARLRRAIDERRTLVLATLVAGPDGLTPGARVYLPEDGAPEGSLGDSALDTAAVAAARAQLDAHRSTLVALESSRGPADVFVEVLVPPLPLLICGAGHDTLPVVRLARELGWWVMVADSRPAFATRERFPLADEVALADDADVPKKVRIDRHTFVVVMTHNFLHDRALLRTLLQTPARYIGLLGPRARTDRLLKELAREGVPVEDGQRARLFGPVGIDLGAESPEEIALSILAEILAIHNGRRVSSLRERGGPIHARV
- a CDS encoding GIY-YIG nuclease family protein, which codes for MTPATRPRRTHYVYLLRCGDRTYYVGWTLDPVRRLAAHRRGRGARYTRGRGPMRIVALWRVPTLSAALRLEYRLKQLPRALKHRLAAGSTARRRHPAR
- a CDS encoding xanthine dehydrogenase family protein subunit M, with product MKPAAFEYHAPRSVDEAVRLLAVHGDDAKILAGGQSLVPLMNMRLARPKVIVDLNRVRGLDRLGEARGVLKIGAMVRQRAAERSALVAARCPLLRDALGWVGHPQIRNRGTIGGSIAHADPAAEIPAVLVALGGEVTARGPKGTRTIRADELFVTYLTTAVDAREVLTEVRIPATPRGAGWSWMEIARRHGDFALAGVGVMLALRRGMIADARIGLTGVGPVPVRAGAAERLLTGSAPSEELWRRAADAVRGAIEPDGDLHASADYRRHVAGVLTVRALREALGRAASSGDGASGRRTVA
- a CDS encoding VWA domain-containing protein, yielding MRWTRPGSLAANLTLFGRRLRARGLLVGPAETGLALTALEAIDLADREAVRLALRTVLCSRAEDLPAFDEEFERFWQAPAFGPVMPGQDEEGAETDLAETAPESSRGELTVTDWAEEGSPSEDERSVPAYSPAEVRASKDFSAFSADDLEEITELIMRIARRIAMRLSRRMRAARRGERVDLRRTIRRSLQYGGDPAALVWRRRKIRKVRIVLLCDVSGSMDVYSRFLVQFVYALQGVVGRVESFFFSTSLTRVTDALAHRDIRQALAEASRHVPDWSGGTKIGVSLRSFNEQYGALIDGRTIVVIASDGWDTGDLEVLISAMRVLRERAGKVIWLNPLLGSPGYEPVTQGMAAALPFVDVFASAHNLASLRVLERHLRRPRGAHGRGSVRRAIIRALASRGGLA
- a CDS encoding (2Fe-2S)-binding protein — translated: MAPRANGAGAPRDVTVTVNGRAYRGRVEPRKTLADFIREDCGLTGTHLGCEHGVCGACTILMNGEAVRSCLLFAVQADGAKLRTVEGLADGDTLHPIQQAFWEHHGLQCGFCTPGFLMTSVAFLRDNPHPSEREIREGLSGNLCRCTGYQNIV
- a CDS encoding carbon monoxide dehydrogenase subunit G; protein product: MKLDGTNTLPAPVETVWKTINDPEALRRCTPGLKELKPAGPDRYQATLTVGIAAVKGTYAGTLSITDKQPPRHYKIVLEGSGGAGFMKGEGTVDLEAQGNETLLRWTGDIQIGGLIAGVGQRMLSGVGKMLIGQFFKCLEQQFSGAAAGPDVPGQGGE
- a CDS encoding DUF302 domain-containing protein codes for the protein MALQTRYGFGTAVNLAYPEAVARTIELLKEEGFGVLTEIDVQRTLKEKLGAEFRRYVILGACNPPLAHRALQVEREIGLVLPCNVIVYEESGGSVVSVMDPMPALGMVGNEALRPIAEEASARLHRVVDKLGKA